The region TCGGTTTCAGAACGTCATTTCTACTGCGGTATGTTCTTCATTTCTGCATTTTTTCATTTCTGATTCAGTTCGTCATTTCTACTGCGTTTTGTTCGTCTTTCACCGTTTCCGAAACCCGCAATACGTGAAACAAATTACACAAAGGTTATTCGTTATCGATTGCATAATTTTGTAATTTTGTAATTAAGGTATGCCCATAATTTTGAAACAAATTATGCCCATTAGGTTCCATAATTTTGTAATTTTAACTCATTTTGATTTAGAGCTCAAAATTGAAGGGGAGcagaaaataaagaaaatggtGGAAGGGACTATGTCTCTTGATGCTGTTATAAAGGAAGCTGTTGATTTGGTATGTCAAAACATGACACTGATACATGTGTCTGTGTCTGTATTGCGTCGATGTGAAACACTGAGACGTGTCAGACACTATACACACCTTCCATCAGATGTATTAGACATTTGATAAATTTGGAATTTGTTGTATGTATAGGAGAACATTCCTATTGAGGAGGTATTTGATAATCTAAAATGCACAAAAGAAGGTTTAACCTCTGAGGAAGTACAAGAGAGGCTTGACATGTTTGGATACAATAAACTTGAAGAAAAAAAGGTTAGAATCCTGACTTAAGTGCTTATATAGTTTCTTACCAAATTGTTATGTAACTTTAACTTCTTGTACAGGAAAGTAAAATACTGAAGTTTTTAGGGTTTATGTGGAATCCTTTGTCATGGGTTATGGAAGTTGCTGCTCTCATGGCCATTGCTATGGCACATGGAGGGGTAAGTCTCTTcctttttttgtttgttttgttatTTCTCAATGGTTTTCATTATTTCAAATCATACAAAATTAGAATAACTATGAAACTGTACTCTTATAACCTTTGGTTAACTTGATTTGAAAGTTACAAATGTTATTCATTTTACAAAAGGATTATGGAATACATACAAGAAAGATTTTGGTGGTAGAAGTTTGTTAAGGTGAAaagtcatgtttgaactttcAACTAGTGTTTTTAAAACCAGACCGTCCAGTTTAACTGGTTGAACTAAGAACCGATTAGTCCGTCTGCTGGTTCAATCAGTGTGTTTCAACTTATTGAACCATTATCTAGAAGTCCCACCGCTAGATCTTCGGTCCTGGTTTTAAAACAATGGTTTTTAATATCAACCGGTTTAATATAACAACGCTTTGATTATGCAGGGAAAGCGAGGAGATTATCAAGATTTTGTTGGCATAATTATTTTGCTAATTATAAACTCAACCATAAGTTTCATAGAAGAAAATAATGCTGGTAATGCAGCTGCTGCCCTTATGGCAAGATTGGCTCCAAAAGCAAaggttcttcttcttcttctcttaTAATCTCTTTTTTATCTTGTCTTGCTCATAGTTTCTTTGATTTCAAATTATATTTGATTAATAGGTACTTCGTGACGGAAAATGGAGCGAAGAAGATGCTTCGGTATTGGTCCCTGGAGACATAGTTAGCATCAAGCTAGGGGACATCATTCCTGCCGACGCACGTCTCCTTGAAGGTGACCCTTTGAAGATTGATCAGGTAAAATCTATAAAGTACTTTGAAATTACTGATGCATGATTCAAGCGTCACAACGAATAATATCTTCCACGAGTTTATTGATGTTGATATCAGATTCTAGATTTCTTGTAATTGAAGTTATGTTTTTGCTGTTTGTACTTTTAGTCTGCTCTTACCGGAGAGTCACTCCCTGTGACTAAACATCCCGGAGAAGGAGTATATTCTGGTTCAACTTGCAAGCAAGGAGAAATTGAAGTCGTAGTCATAGCAACTGGAGTTCACACATTTTTCGGAAAGGCAGCTCATCTCGTCGAAAACACAACACACGTTGGACATTTCCAACAGGTACATAATATACTAAATAATGTATCGCAGACAAAAGCGATTTGTTCAAATTCCACTATACTTACATTGTTATAGCCACTATTTGACATCACCGAATGTTGTGATAATAATGCTCACTGCGTGACAAATATTATTACAGGTTTTGACATCTATTGGAAATTTCTGCATCTGTTCAATTGCTATTGGAATGATTATTGAAATCATTGTGATATACGGCGTCCACGGATATGGTTACAGAAACGGTATTGATAACCTTCTAGTGCTACTAATTGGAGGAATCCCTATTGCAATGCCAACTGTTCTTTCAGTTACAATGGCTATTGGCTCACATAAGTTATCTCAGCAGGTTTGCAATTAGTACATTGATTATTCCAACATTTCAGTAGCTTTTTAAAGATgttgtcaagttttgatcatatgCATCATTGTTGTAGGGTGCTATAACAAAGAGAATGACTGCTATTGAAGAAATGGCCGGAATGGATGTGTTATGCAGTGACAAAACAGGCACATTAACTCTTAACAAGCTTACAGTGGACAAGGAAATGATTGAGGTTTTAATCTTATTCTTTCTAAAGATAAAATAGAACATCGCAATTACTTGAGACATAAGTTTCTTTTTTTGTCAAAAGTATACAAACAGATAAATATTAGTATTCGGAAAAACCCGAGTTTGAATTCTGACTGAAACAATCTTTGACCAGGATGTATATTAACTTTGTTTCCCCTAACAATCATGAATATCTGGCAGGTTTTTGCCAAAGGTGTTGGCAAGGATTTGGTTGTACTTATGGCTGCAAGAGCATCAAGGATGGAGAACCAAGATGCAATTGATTGCGCAATCGTTTCAATGTTGGCAGACCCAAAGGAGGTACAGACTCTTCAAAGTTTGTTTTCCATCATGTTGTGTAGTTGAAATTTGGTTAGTCTACTAATAGTCCTTTGGTTTCGCAAGGCACGAGCTGGAATAAAAGAAGTTCATTTCCTTCCGTTTAATCCAACTGATAAAAGAACTGCCCTTACATACATTGATGGTGCTGGTAATATGCACAGGGTTAGCAAAGGTGCACCAGAGCAGGTAATACATAATTCATTCTCGCTTTTCAAGAACCACGCAACCTACCGATCATTGATAAACTTTTCTCATATACTGTGTAGATTCTCAATCttgcacaaaacaaggcaaaaATCGAACGGAAGGTTCATGCGATGATTGAAAAGTTTGCAGAACGTGGACTTCGTTCTCTTGGGATTGCAAGACAGGTTTATTTCCCTCTTACGAATTCTTCATAATCGGATAAGTCAATTATCATGTATTCTTTCCTTAGCACCGAAGTTTTTTTTTTCATATAGGAAGTACCGGAGGGAAGTAAGGAAAGTGCAGGAGGACCATGGGAGTTTGTTGCTCTTCTCCCTCTTTTTGACCCTCCGAGACATGATAGCGCAGAAACAATCAGAAGAGCTCTTGATCTTGGTGTTAGTGTCAAAATGATCACTGGTACGTTGTATCACAGTACCACCGTCATTTGAAATTGAGTCAATGATTTTATATAATGCAAACTATACTCATGCTACAAAAAAAACTTTCAGGTGATCAACTCGCAATAGGTAAGGAAACGGGAAGGCGTCTAGGGATGGGGACTAACATGTATCCTTCTTCATCACTGCTCGGTGAAAATAAAGATCAATTAGGTGCTGTTTCCATTGATGATCTCATTGAGAAAGCTGACGGTTTTGCTggtaaaaagcgctgtctaagggggggattagaaagcgctttaggcaaaagcgctgtctaagggggggcttagatagcgctttttgaaaagcgctgtctaaggtatacctaaaaaaattaaaataggagggtcttagaaagcgcttttggccaaagcgctgtctaagggggtaGGGCTTcgacagcgcttttcaaaagcgctgtctaaggtatacctaaaaaatttaaaataagagggtcttataaagcgctgtctaagggggggggggcttagacagcgcttttaagatttaaaaaagcactgtctaaacctttagcaacggaggtttagacagcgctttaaagcgctgtctaaggctaaaaaaagcgctgtctaaggtcttgtttgttgtagtgacGAACACCATAACAAAACGGTGTCGTAGAGAGAAAGAATAGATCCTTGGTGGAACTCGCAAGAACAATGCTCAATGACTCCAACCTTCCTAAATACTTTTGGGGGGACGCAGTTAGCACAACATGCTTTGTTAACAACCGTGTCAACATTCGGCCGATACTCAAAAAGACTCCGTATGAGCTTTTCAAAGGAAGAAAGCCTAACATATCCTTCTTTCATATTTTTGGATGCAAatgttttgtcctcaacaatggaAAGGACAACCTTGGTAAGTGTGATGAGAAATCCGACGAAGGTATGTTCCTTGGCTACTCCGTATCTAGTAAGGCATTTAGAATTTTCAACAAAAGAACTCTCTCTATTGAAGAATCAATGCATGTAtcttttgatgaaactaacccctcgaaagaggataactttattgttgatgatgatgatgatataatagatATGTCACAACAAGAAAAGGAACTTTCAAAGGTTCAATCAATACCACAAGGAGATGGCTCACCAAtcattgaagaacatcatgatctaccgaaagaatggaaaactcatagagatcacccgatcgataaagttattggtgatattagccaaggcgttgcaacacgactaaatctcaaggatacttgtctcaacatggcttttgtatctctaatagaaccaaccaaagtcgatgaagccttaggcgaagatcaatggatagtagcaatgcaagaagaactcaaccaattcgaaagaaatcaaatttggagtcttgtaccaagaccggacaacaagcacatcataggaacaagatgggtcttcaagaacaaacttgatgagaatgggatcatagttcgtaacaaagcaagattggtcgcacaaggatacaaccaacagaaaggaattgattttgatgaaacgttcgctccggtagcaaggttagaagcaattcgattattacttgcttatgcttgttctatgaattttcaattgtttcagatggatgtcaaaagcgctttcctaaatggctatatcaatgaagaagtctacgtcaaacaacctccgggttttgaagacttcaagaatcccTCACATGTTTACAAATTGAAGAAAGCACTATACGACttaaagcaagcaccaagagcgtggtatgaccgcctcagcaactttctatgtgaaaagggatttgtaaaaggaaaggttgacaagactt is a window of Lathyrus oleraceus cultivar Zhongwan6 chromosome 6, CAAS_Psat_ZW6_1.0, whole genome shotgun sequence DNA encoding:
- the LOC127095565 gene encoding plasma membrane ATPase 1: MVEGTMSLDAVIKEAVDLENIPIEEVFDNLKCTKEGLTSEEVQERLDMFGYNKLEEKKESKILKFLGFMWNPLSWVMEVAALMAIAMAHGGGKRGDYQDFVGIIILLIINSTISFIEENNAGNAAAALMARLAPKAKVLRDGKWSEEDASVLVPGDIVSIKLGDIIPADARLLEGDPLKIDQSALTGESLPVTKHPGEGVYSGSTCKQGEIEVVVIATGVHTFFGKAAHLVENTTHVGHFQQVLTSIGNFCICSIAIGMIIEIIVIYGVHGYGYRNGIDNLLVLLIGGIPIAMPTVLSVTMAIGSHKLSQQGAITKRMTAIEEMAGMDVLCSDKTGTLTLNKLTVDKEMIEVFAKGVGKDLVVLMAARASRMENQDAIDCAIVSMLADPKEARAGIKEVHFLPFNPTDKRTALTYIDGAGNMHRVSKGAPEQILNLAQNKAKIERKVHAMIEKFAERGLRSLGIARQEVPEGSKESAGGPWEFVALLPLFDPPRHDSAETIRRALDLGVSVKMITGDQLAIGKETGRRLGMGTNMYPSSSLLGENKDQLGAVSIDDLIEKADGFAGMFLGYSVSSKAFRIFNKRTLSIEESMHVDDKSLEFDLWLICCTLGLSVCY